One part of the Mya arenaria isolate MELC-2E11 chromosome 3, ASM2691426v1 genome encodes these proteins:
- the LOC128226612 gene encoding uncharacterized protein LOC128226612, which translates to MKYRDMFATIMCAALLMVVVSAEEDIPYITNRFSYEYSVISKLVELENDKKELGARIKVLTSELNDSRHDFSLLNASFQAIIQRGRMSSGSTYVRWGKSDCPSNTGTRAIYKGYVAGGHYTHAGGGSEYICLPDDPIHGDDITGGSRSLIYGTEYETSGSSKWADVHDHDVPCVTCYTPSSNVLMVPGRNQCYEGWNLEYSGYLMSSYYGHASPKNYLCVNEYPENLDSGFGDENGALLYFVEARCGSLPCDPYIDNGELTCAVCTLPPY; encoded by the exons ATGAAATACAGGGACATGTTCGCTACAATTATGTGTGCGGCGTTATTAATGGTGGTTGTGTCGGCAGAGGAAGACATACCGTACATTACGAATCGCTTCAGCTACGAATATAGTGTGATAAGCAAGCTTGTTGAGCTGGAAAACGACAAAAAGGAACTTGGTGCAAGGATAAAGGTTTTGACGAGCGAACTGAATG acAGCAGACACGACTTTTCTCTTTTGAACGCAAGTTTCCAAGCCATAATACAAAGAGGACGTATGTCATCTGGAAGCACCTATGTCCGATGGGGAAAGAGCGACTGTCCGTCAAATACAGGTACGCGCGCAATATACAAAGGGTATGTGGCTGGCGGACATTACACGCATGCTGGTGGAGGCAGTGAATATATTTGCCTTCCCGATGACCCGATACACGGCGATGACATAACTGGTGGATCAAGAAGTTTAATTTACGGAACTGAATATGAGACAAGCGGCTCGAGCAAATGGGCGGACGTACACGATCACGACGTACCTTGCGTGACCTGCTACACGCCGAGTTCAAATGTCCTGATGGTTCCCGGCAGAAATCAATGCTATGAAGGATGGAACCTTGAGTATTCAGGGTACCTGATGTCGAGCTATTATGGACATGCATCACCAAAAAACTATTTATGTGTGAATGAATACCCGGAAAACCTTGATAGTGGTTTTGGTGACGAGAATGGAGCATTACTGTACTTTGTTGAAGCACGATGCGGGTCACTTCCATGTGATCCGTATATTGACAATGGCGAGCTCACATGCGCTGTCTGCACGCTGCCACCATATTGA